In Aspergillus luchuensis IFO 4308 DNA, chromosome 1, nearly complete sequence, the following are encoded in one genomic region:
- a CDS encoding putative glutamine-serine rich protein MS8 (TransMembrane:1 (o159-177i);~antiSMASH:Cluster_1.18): protein MSDSFRQYYYDQYDDPQNCYGQQAAGYSHGDTPGNYSSTQYQQGQRSQYAYNQALPTNNHYVNPSPGSHPAQDQQSYTPSYDARQPDGHRHEQPTSMRCEQSSSYLPQTQHRQGQNVSYYQTQSEPVPTTDTSEGEKGFISHEAGVIGRGALSHKLGDGMLGVAGGALAGAAGMNIASKLRKRHKKKHHGKSSRRSSSSPSSSSSSSSSSSSSSSSDSH from the exons ATGTCGGATTCATTCCGCCAGTATTATTACGACCAGTACGATGACCCACAGAACTGCTATGGCCAGCAAGCTGCTGGATATAGTCACGGAGATACTCCTGGCAATTATTCTTCAACGCAATACCAGCAAGGACAGCGTTCGCAGTACGCATACAATCAGGCTCTT CCTACCAATAACCATTATGTGAATCCATCCCCAGGCAGCCATCCTGCACAAGATCAGCAAAGCTATACACCTTCCTACGACGCAAGGCAACCAGATGGACATCGGCATGAGCAACCCACGTCCATGAGATGCGAGCAAAGCTCATCTTATCTACCACAGACTCAGCATCGGCAAGGCCAGAATGTGTCTTACTATCAGACGCAGTCAGAGCCTGTCCCTACTACAGACACATCCGAAGGTGAAAAGGGGTTTATCTCGCATGAAGCCGGCGTCATCGGCAGGGGCGCTCTAAGTCACAAGCTGGGAGATGGGATGCTGGGTGTTGCAGGAGGTGCATTGGCAGGCGCTGCAGGCATGAACATCGCAAGTAAACT ACGCAAGAGGCATAAGAAGAAACACCATGGCAAGAGTTCCCGTCGTTCAAGCTCCAGTCCCAGCTCAAGCTCCAGTTCCAGCTCAAGCTCGAGTTCAAGTTCCTCTAGTGATAGCCATTAG
- a CDS encoding uncharacterized protein (antiSMASH:Cluster_1.18), with protein sequence MDSGDEREEHSRATASAPTPRGPTQAQLERSKMPSKMPELRSRRDAGIVVPEGVLPPTRVLTEAQRLRKRELRRELERLKALEQEYREDYNVKMDEWSTSRKELEDQLSALDQAYLTPLSMPSRMLV encoded by the exons ATGGACTCTGGTGATGAGCGAGAAGA ACATTCCCGAGCCACCGCCTCTGCTCCCACACCTCGCGGGCCCACTCAGGCACAGCTCGAGCGGTCTAAG ATGCCCTCGAAGATGCCGGAGTTGAGGTCCCGGAGGG ATGCCGGCATCGTTGTGCCGGAGGGGGTTCTGCCCCCGACAAGGGTGCTCACCGAAGCCCAGAGGCTAAGGAAGAGAGAGCTCCGGCGCGAGCTGGAGCGTCTCAAGGCACTGGAACAGGAGTACCGGGAGGATTACAATGTGAAGATGGACGAGTGGTCTACCTCCCGGAAAGAGCTAGAGGATCAACTTTCAGCGCTGGACCAGGCATACTTAACCCCATTATCGATGCCCTCGAGGATGCTGGTGTAG
- a CDS encoding uncharacterized protein (SECRETED:SignalP(1-31);~antiSMASH:Cluster_1.18), giving the protein MGLPLPPHIKIRMSVVLMPLLLLQLLHLVEVLVVLSPPPPPPLLPLIAGPLRFNWNAQKLLMPSKMPGLRSRRGFYPPRDLTEGQKLRKKELREEIARLKEREREHNEALRVKTEQWDTARKGLVDAVERHDSERAESFAPDYQLSKELDEQIKSAVAEIKGLEHNIFFTRFTACI; this is encoded by the exons ATGGGACTGCCTTTGCCCCCCCATATCAAGATACGTA TGTCCGTCGTCCTGATgccactgctgctactgcagCTGCTACATCTCGTCGAGGTGCTCGTCGTCCTCtccccaccgccgccaccgccgcTGCTCCCCCTCATCGCGGGCCCACTCAGGTTCAATTGGAACGCTCAAAA attattaatgCCCTCGAAGATGCCGGGGTTGAGGTCCCGGAGGGGGTTCTACCCCCCCCGGGACCTCACCGAAGGCCAAAAGTTAAGAAAGAAGGAGTTGAGAGAAGAGATAGCACGACTCAAGGAAAGAGAACGTGAACACAATGAAGCTCTCCGTGTGAAGACCGAGCAATGGGACACTGCCCGCAAAGGGCTAGTGGATGCTGTAGAACGCCATGACTCTGAACGCGCCGAGTCGTTTGCGCCCGACTACCAGTTGTCCAAAGAGTTGGACGAGCAGATCAAGTCCGCTGTCGCGGAAATCAAAGGTCTCGAGCAcaacatcttcttcacccgTTTTACTGCATGTATTTAG
- a CDS encoding cytochrome P450 (COG:Q;~EggNog:ENOG410PHH6;~InterPro:IPR001128,IPR036396;~PFAM:PF00067;~SMCOG1034:cytochrome P450;~TransMembrane:4 (i64-82o94-112i124-145o532-552i);~antiSMASH:Cluster_1.18;~go_function: GO:0005506 - iron ion binding [Evidence IEA];~go_function: GO:0016705 - oxidoreductase activity, acting on paired donors, with incorporation or reduction of molecular oxygen [Evidence IEA];~go_function: GO:0020037 - heme binding [Evidence IEA];~go_process: GO:0055114 - oxidation-reduction process [Evidence IEA]): MRKRGPRFRAHTCPARVSPLHATVRADGQYCRTLEKTIQEFGQHRYNFTVFGFKPVVMIMENGLQLQAGAFTLGVLAHSLYFRSGEHHLYPIRYLYTYGGLSILVAATIQYAQNISFTRASTASLSLISTHLLGLYCSLIIYRTFLHPLGQFPGPLGARLSGFWLPAKLLHQPLYQVLEELHKKYGPFVRIGPSDLSIIHPDAVNIIYGFKSSCTKAPFYDLGAPVQSLHAHRNREAHDQRRRVWSPGFSDKSLRAYEKRIQVYREKLIKLLTSAGDGQAINISNYLTWYSYDVMGDLAFGKTFGMLDASANHWAIQILNDMLKPLEYSVPIWALRLLGSIPGMNKDALRYEEFSHQRLKTRMRETPDIPDISSSLLVELQGRVPTTKEFYQLLGDVELIIAAGSDTTAAALITIIYELAKHPVHVKMIREELSLCAVEPSGEYMHEKIAGLRHLNGFINEVLRLHPPIGSIIPRKTPPEGIMIGDTYIPGNMTVSCPQWVIGRSNAFYENANRLLPERWYRYPEAMKYGSAYAPFLLGGLYLSVAGFANILREALPPHRPGFLHTSLRSCHTLRLSCKVRSHSFKMWPL, from the exons ATGCGAAAAAGGGGTCCCAGATTCAGGGCCCATACATGTCCTGCTCGGGTTTCTCCGCTTCATGCGACTGTGAGAGCAGATGGACAATATTGCCGCACACTTGAAAAGACCATTCAAGAATTTGG GCAGCATCGATACAACTTCACTGTT TTTGGCTTCAAGCCTGTGGTCATGATTATGGAAAATGGACTACAACTACAAGCTGGAGCATTCACTCTAGGCGTGCTAGCTCACAGCCTCTACTTTCGCTCTGGCGAACACCATCTCTATCCGATTCGGTATCTCTACACATATGGTGGCTTGTCGATACTAGTTGCTGCAACGATTCAATATGCACAAAACATCTCATTTACGCGAGCAAGCACCGCATCTCTGAGCCTAATATCTACACATCTGCTGGGCCTATACTGCAGCCTCATCATTTACAGGACGTTTCTTCATCCGTTAGGACAGTTTCCCGGCCCCCTAGGTGCACGTCTATCTGGGTTCTGGCTACCAGCAAAGCTTCTTCACCAACCCCTCTACCAGGTCCTCGAAGAGTTGCATAAGAAGTACGGACCATTTGTGCGCATAGGCCCATCTGATCTCTCCATAATCCACCCCGATGCCGTAAATATCATCTATGGATTTAAGTCCTCCTGTACTAAAGCGCCCTTCTATGACCTCGGTGCACCAGTGCAATCGCTACATGCACATCGAAACAGGGAAGCTCATGACCAACGACGGAGAGTATGGAGTCCAGGCTTCAGCGATAAATCACTTCGAGCATACGAAAAACGCATTCAAGTCTACCGAGAAAAGCTGATCAAGCTCTTAACATCAGCCGGCGATGGTCAAGCTATTAACATCAGCAATTATCTCACATGGTACAGCTACGATGTGATGGGCGACTTAGCTTTCGGTAAAACTTTCGGCATGTTAGATGCTAGTGCCAACCACTGGGCAATACAGATATTGAATGATATGCTCAAACCGTTGGAATACTCCGTGCCTATCTGGGCCCTTCGGCTGCTGGGCTCCATACCGGGGATGAACAAGGATGCTTTGCGATATGAGGAGTTTAGCCATCAGCGCTTGAAGACGAGAATGAGG GAAACGCCCGATATACCCGATATCAGCTCGTCGCTGCTCGTGGAGTTGCAAGGACGAGTACCTACAACTAAAGAATTCTATCAGTTGCTTGGGGATGTTGAATTGATAATTGCAGCAGGGAG TGACACTACCGCAGCAGCTCTAATCACCATTATCTACGAGCTGGCTAAACACCCAGTACACGTGAAGATGATCCGCGAGGAGCTAAGTCTATGTGCTGTCGAGCCTAGCGGGGAGTATATGCACGAGAAAATCGCGGGCTTGAGACATCTCAATGGGTTTATCAACGAGGTGCTCCGTCTACATCCTCCAATTGGAAGCATTATTCCTAGAAAGACACCACCAGAGGGCATCATGATCGGTGACACCTACATACCAGGAAACATGACAGTTTCTTGCCCGCAATGGGTTATTGGAAGAT CCAATGCCTTCTACGAGAATGCAAATCGGCTCCTCCCTGAGAGGTGGTACAGATACCCTGAGGCGATGAAATATGGATCTGCCTATGCTCCTTTTTTACTCGGTGGGTTATATCTTTCAGTTGCTGGATTTGCCAATATTCTgagggaggcgctaccgccacaccggccaggcttcctccacaccagccttcgctcatgccacaccctccgcCTATCTTGTAAGGTAAGGTCCCATTCATTTAAAATGTGGCCTCTCTGA